AGTTTGCTGCTGGTGTGGCTGCCTGTTCTTCAGTTGTCACGCGGCTGCTATCAACATGGACTAGTATATACCACAGCGGCTTTGGATCGTTCCGTTTTTGTCGAAACCGGCTGTCGTAATATCTAGTTGATGGAGTAGTACAGCACTATCGAAATCAACACTTCCGTGTCCGAACTTGAACTTGGTACTGAACTTGGTACGACAGAACGATGGATGCTTCTAGCCAGCCCAGCTGATGCGATGGATAGTACTGATTGTCGTATGAAAATCGTACGCATGATGTCGTACGTGTAGCAGTGTCGCAGCAAAATTGACTTGGAGGCGTAGGCCGAAATTACTACGACCACTTGGCTGCTAGCTACAGAACGTGCTTGACCACTTGGCTGCTAGCTACATCCACGGTGCCGATCGACGCTCGTGCTTTCGTGCATGACTTGTGTTCGTGTGCACTTCCGTTGGCGGCATCATATAGCGCGCGATAACCTTTTAAAGTTTCATGGTTCCGATGCTCCCGTCCCGTGGGTCCAAGGTCCAAGCTTAGAATTTACTGGACCAAATGCTTGGAGAAGTTTGAGCCAACCAACAGTTGATTGGTGCACGTAATATCCCGTTGGTTTTACTAGTCTCCGGCTAGTTTGCTGGGGTAGCTGCCTGCTCTTCAGCTGTCACATGGTTGCTATCAACATGGACTAGAATATACTGTAGTGGCTTTGGATCGTTCCTTTTTCGTCGAACCCGGATGTCGTAATATCTAGTTGATGGAGTAGTACAGCACTATTGACTTGGAGGTGTAGGCCGAAATTACTACGACCACTTGGCTGCTAGCTACAGAACGTGCTTGACTTGGAAATACTTCAATCGGATTCTTCTGGTTCCGTTCCTGTCGAACGTGGAAACTGAAATCAGGCAGCTTTCACTGACAGAACGGCGCATTCTATTGTTGGGAGTTTTTCTTCCACATAGAAAGAATCAATTGTTTGGACATTTACTAGTTTTTGTATTGGGAACACACTGACATATGGGACGATAGACTCAATATTCACTTATACAAAGCGTAGACAAGACTAGGAGTTCATACCACTAATTTATATACTAGTACTACAATTGGGCAATTTTTTTGATCATGCTACATTATAGAGATTACGATAGCGACTCACTTGTCTTGTTTGATGGCTGATATGGTTATTGGTTAGGTTCAACCGCTAAGCTAGCATGAAAGCACGTTCAGGGGAGCGATGTctagggatttttttttttttggacttCAAGAGAATATTTGGAAATGGCAGAATCTAAAGGCATGGGCCCGTCTGAAACGATTGATtagttacaacttacaactCACAAGTGTAGTGTGCAATTTCATTCCCAGTTAGTTAGAGCTATCGTCATGGCAAAATGGAAAGGAGTTAATTCTTTTTGAACTTTGGAAAGAAAATATATGCTTTTTTTTGGCAAGAAATGCAACTCGTACGAGTTGTTATCGATCCAGAGTTTTGCattggaaaaaagagagggaaagAAGACGTATGAGCCCAATGGGCCTCATTAAGAGAACATTTATCATTTCGTGATTTTCACATGATCTGCATCGCTAACTGAGGAACACTACTTGCAGGCCGTTCCCCTGTTCCTGTCCGAGATCGCGCCGACGAGGATCCGCGGCGGGCTCAACATCCTGTTCCAGCTCAACGTCACCATCGGCATCCTCTTCGCCAACCTCGTCAACTCCGGCACCAGCAAGTACGTCCTGCCCGTCCACCACGCGTGCACACATGTATACACATACAGTTGGCTTACGGGTAAAAAAATGGCTTACGGATAAATACTGAAACTGCGTGCAGGATCCACCCATGGGGCTGGCGCCTATCCTTGTCCCTGGCGGGCATCCCGGCGGGCATGCTCACCCTGGGCGCGCTCTTCGTGACGGACACGCCCAACAGCCTGATCGAGCGCGGCCGCCTCGACGAAGGCAAGGCGGTGCTGAAGCGGATCCGTGGCACGGACAACGTGGAGCCCGAGTTCAACGAGATCGTGGAGGCGAGCCGGATCGCGCAGGAGGTGAAGCACCCGTTCCGGAACCTCCTGCAGCGCCGGAACCGGCCCCAGCTGGTCATCGCCGTGCTCCTCCAGATCTTCCAGCAGTTCACGGGCATCAACGCCATCATGTTCTACGCGCCCGTGCTCTTCAACACGCTGGGCTTCAAGAGCGACGCGTCGCTCTACTCGGCCGTGATCACGGGCGCCGTCAACGTGGTTTCCACGCTGGTTTCGGTCTACTGCGTGGATCGCGTGGGCCGgagggtgctgctgctggaggcCGGCGTGCAGATGTTCCTGTCGCAGGTGGTGATCGCCGTGGTGCTGGGGATCAAGGTCACGGACCGGTCCGATAACCTGGGCCATGGGTGGGCCGTATTGGTGGTGGTCATGGTGTGCACCTACGTGGCCTCGTTCGCCTGGTCATGGGGCCCGTTGGGCTGGCTCATCCCCAGCGAGACGTTCCCGCTGGAGACCCGCTCCGCGGGGCAGAGCGTCACCGTCTGCGTCAACCTGCTCTTCACCTTCCTCATCGCGCAGGCGTTCCTCTCCATGCTCTGCCACCTCAAGTAcgccatcttcatcttcttctccgcctGGGTGCTCGTCATGTCGGTGTTcgtgctcttcttcctcccggaGACCAAGAACGTGCCCATCGAGGAGATGACCGAGAAGGTGTGGAAGCAGCACTGGTTCTGGAAGCGCTACATGGACCACGACAACCACCACGTCGTCAACGGCAAGAACAACACCATCAACAACGCCGCCGTTTGATTTAATTATTAGTTCTCTGTATCGCCTTCTTTGTTTGTCATTTCGAGTTGGAAACATGATATATATAGATGCTGAGGTTTAGCGATCGGTCTCGTGTGTAAGTAAGATATGTAGGCACCTCAGTCGCGTGCAATCACCTAGCACTGCCCTGTATTCTTGGTGTTCTACAGGCAGCAGTGACGAGTATTTCAGCGCTTTAATGTGTTCCCCGGATAATGTTTCCCAGCTCCACTAAGAACTCTGAGATAACACTCTTCAGACTCTCCCAGTTTAATTAAGATGTCTGCACTCAcgtgctgtcaaaaaaaaatgtctggACTCATACCTGTTACTGAGTAACGATGAGCAACTTCAGCAAAAACTTCCGAGACACGACCAGGTTGTTCTGGAAAATCTGGCGAAGTAGATTGGATAAACTGAGCAGAATTTACACAAGCTAATTCAGTTCGTTTGTTGCACAGGGACTACAAATTAAGCAAGAATTCGACAAGGGTTGATGTGTCTTCCCATCAAAGACTAGAACCAAAGATCTATCATAACTTACAGTCGCTACAACCAATCTGCCTCTTACATAATCTAGCTGCCATCTTGACGCCCCCAGCAATTGACCTTCAAGAGTCATTTGCTTAAAACCACGGTTTCGGAGGCACTAAGTTGTGCTTAATTCTAAGCTGGATCAGTGAAAGTAACTATGTCTAATAAAACTCTGCGCCTGTTTTGCTTCACAAGCGAAAATGCTTGGCTCATTCTGTTGTGATGCCTGCAACTTCTTGAAATTCAGCTTTATCGATTCCTCAAGAGCAATTCTTCCTTCCAGGAAGATGATAAGAAGTTTGCCAACCAGACATGTAAGCCATAAAAGGATTATCCTCCTAGAAAAGACAACACCGAAGGATCAATATTTCCATTAATCTTCATACAGGATCATAATGAACGCACAAAATAATGAAAATATATCATAATAATGCTATTTTTCTTACTGTTCCAGGAAGCTCTGATACTACAAACGTCGAATACATCCTGTTTTTACCACTTGCATGGATATTTCTATTGAAATTAATGCAAATACAATATAGGGTTTGGTACAACATTACCAATTAACAAGCAATAGAAGTTCATCTTTCCGAATGCTCAAGTAGAGCCAAGTAATACTAAGTCCAGTGTCTTTACCCTGGAGGCTCAAACCACTAAAACCAATGAACTCCCGTTATGCAAAAAAAGATTGTACTACACACTAGTCTAGCAAAGAGCACACCATCCATTCCCTAAAAAATAACCTTCTTTATATTATAATAGTCAATCACAGACAACGTTGTGCCCATGTTTGCTCAACCAGCTAGAGGAAATATGCTAAACTGTTCAAACTTCAAACAGGCAAAGAAGGTTCAAACCAGCTGCATCCAGGTATATCTCCTCTAAATCAAAACTCGGAATGTCTCAAATACGTACAGATCCCCATTGACAGGTCTATTAATTTAGTAACCAAGCCTTGAAAAGAATTAGTGGCTTCATGTATTTCCTCTCAGAGAAACTTAACAGCAGATCAGGAAAACATCACTAGCAAAACACATACCAGCAAACAAAACCGGAACCAGTAacagataattttttttgtacataCTAGCAAGAAACCTGTGTGTAAAAATTATGCCCATGTTTATAAAACTAATTACTTTATTGATTAAGCTCTGCTGCTCGGCATATCTGCGAGTTTATGGTAGATCAGGGTATTTTTGCAAAACAGAATAAGTGGCTAGTGAGTAATCACATCTCAATCTCAACCATTGGTTGCGAATCAGACGGTCTGTATGATCACACGCGAACGGACCACCAGCACCAACTTGTTTGTCTACAGGAGTAAAGATATGGTCGATAATATGTCtcataaaatatataaaacgatccacaaaaaagaaaaggaagaaaatgaaTAATCTTATCTCTTAGAACCATAGAAGAAATAATCCTGGAAAGATTTATAACTTACAAAATATGGAGGCTGCCTTCAATAAGCTGAGCAAGTTTTGATATCTACAAAAGGAAGCCTTCAGTAACCTCATCATGTGcttagattttgttttgttgcctCCATTTTCAACAACAGTTCCCTAATGTTGGCTTGCATCCTTGTTTTCATGCTGAGAAATTGATGGTGTGATCTTTCAATGACCTGAAGTTCTTCGACCATTTGCTTGCGACTCTTTTGTAACTCATTTATGTGTAGTGTACCCATTTGAGTAGCATAATGTTCCTCGATCTGTGCATATTTTACCATTGTGATATGTTTCAGACTCTCAGCCTCTTTGCGTGCATCATTGGCATGTTCCTGGTACATATTTGCTTCAGCCTGCTTTAACTTGACTAGGCCATCCAGTTCATCGATGACGGGTTTATTATTAACCGCCTGAAATTCAGTCTCACCAAATTTTATAGGCATTGATGATCTTCCAGTGGCAGAAAGAATGCCTGCTTTTTCTTGGAATGGAACTCCTTCTAAAGTAACTGAGGGTAACCATGTTGCCTTTCGGCTTGAACTAGGAATCCCGTCTACTCCTTCAGCAATGCTGCATGGAATGCCCTTCAGTGGTACTGCTGGACCGCTGCCCAGGCTGGGATTGTCTTCTGGAATTGGATAACAGAGTGTTAGCATAGTTTATACTTTATTTGCCAACAGATGACAGCTTGTTCATTCAAATTTACATATCACAGTAATGAAAACATGGATCAAAAAATCTTTAGCTTGGTGCTCCCACTTTCAATGACCTACATGCACACTAAATCCTGATTGGGAAAGCTGGGCTGTTGTTCTTGATTTATGGACCAAGAAAGGACGATGTTAGCCCAGTTACTGATCTCATTTGTATTTCTAGAAATATAGATATGATGCCAAAGTATTATTTAAATGACGAATAGCTTACCAGAAAAGAATGCAATGACATATTTGACTATTTCAGAATAATaagccttcttctccaacttAATCAGCATCTGCTTGACAAATCCCCTGACTCTCTTACCCCTTGCATCATCACTTGCAGAGAATATTCTTTTCACATATTGAAGCTCTCTGATCAGAGTCTCCATCCCCCATTGCTTTGCACATGTTCGAAAgacttccttcacaaaaccATACATTTCTGATGGATGTCCACAAGCAGTGCAATGAAACTGCATCTCGCTAGTACCATATGCCCTAGAACCACTTTCCCCCTCCCGAATAAGAGAGTGGCGCAAGCCACAATCTGTATGGCACCAATGAAGACATACATCACAACCAACCCAGCTACATGTATTAGATGCCGTGTCAAACTTCATGCAGATAACGCACATGCAAGAGCTACAGAAACCAGTCTTCTgttgacaaattttacaatCACAATCAAACGCCGGTAGAACGCGCTGGCATGAGAAATTGTGacatttcaaattcagaaaaatgtcAACTAAATCAAATGTAGTGATGGTACTGCTTTTCTTTATAAAATCCGGAAGACCAGTCCTTATAGCAACAAGTATCTCCAGCAAAACCCGTGGACACCTTCGCAATATTTCACTATTCAAGTCAGATCTTTTTTTAAGCGCCTCTTGCAGTGCTACTATCTGTCCTCTTTCATCTGCATCCACTATGATCTCAGAAATGGCCTCCCTCAAATATGTTCTAGAATTGTCTGTCATCTCTTGAAGCATCCTTCCTGTTTGATTCAGAGGTTCTGAAACTATCTTGGAAATAACCCTCTCAACAACACCAGAACCATTCAGGACAAGCTTCTCTCTTGTGAACTGACTTCCATGTCTACCATCCTCCAATCCAGCATTATGAGAACCACGATTATGTGCTGGCGATAACACGCCTGAGGTCCCATTGTTCTGCGCATTCACACCAACCAAAGTATTATACGACAAATATCCATTTTGGGACACTCTCTGAAGCAGTGGCGTACCATCCCCTTTCTGAGTAGATCTGTTTGATGACGACTGAAGTCGCCATCCTTTGCTGTCACTCACCTTATAAACACCTTGATAGAAAGGTTTACTACTTATTGAATGGTCACAGTCGTCTAATGGCTGTTGGGTGAGCGAGTAACTAGGATTGTGAACAAATGTTCGAGAATTGTCCAATGATACTAAAGTTGCTATCCCATCTGAATTTGTAcggaaagatgatgatgatggcagcGACTGAGAGCATGGTCCATGGGCTAGAGAATCAGGTCTGGAAACAGAACATTTGAATTCAGGGTTCTGTAGTCCACCTGACAGGCTCAGTGAAAGATCAAGTCTCCTTATCTCGTGTGTGTCAGCTTCCTCCTTTACAGAAATAGTCCTGGTAGATTTGGACAGTTCTTTTTGATCTATGTCAGGCTGCAATCCTAAGTCAAGACTTCTTCCCACTAAATTATCACCACCTGCTTTACTAAGGACATCAAATGCTATTCCCTTTCTTTTATCTTCAGCCATTGGCTTCTCCATTATCAGATTCAAAGCCGCGCCCTCTTGGTTACAGTCGCCTGTATGGTCCTCGGGTGGTTGAAGGAAAACACTGGAACCTACTAGTTTGGCCTCCAGAGATGGCTCCAGATCAACATGTTTTACTTGATTCGCAACAACTTCATGCTCAGCAGCTGCCTCTTCTTCTACAACTTTGGCTTTATCCAATTCAA
This is a stretch of genomic DNA from Brachypodium distachyon strain Bd21 chromosome 1, Brachypodium_distachyon_v3.0, whole genome shotgun sequence. It encodes these proteins:
- the LOC100828730 gene encoding sugar transport protein MST4, with amino-acid sequence MAGGGFSVSSSAGTEFEAKITPIVIISCIMAATGGLMFGYDVGISGGVTSMDDFLREFFPAVLRRKQQDKESNYCKYDDQGLQLFTSSLYLAGLTATFFASYTTRRLGRRLTMLIAGVFFIVGVIFNGAAQNLAMLIVGRILLGCGVGFANQAVPLFLSEIAPTRIRGGLNILFQLNVTIGILFANLVNSGTSKIHPWGWRLSLSLAGIPAGMLTLGALFVTDTPNSLIERGRLDEGKAVLKRIRGTDNVEPEFNEIVEASRIAQEVKHPFRNLLQRRNRPQLVIAVLLQIFQQFTGINAIMFYAPVLFNTLGFKSDASLYSAVITGAVNVVSTLVSVYCVDRVGRRVLLLEAGVQMFLSQVVIAVVLGIKVTDRSDNLGHGWAVLVVVMVCTYVASFAWSWGPLGWLIPSETFPLETRSAGQSVTVCVNLLFTFLIAQAFLSMLCHLKYAIFIFFSAWVLVMSVFVLFFLPETKNVPIEEMTEKVWKQHWFWKRYMDHDNHHVVNGKNNTINNAAV
- the LOC100829534 gene encoding protein OBERON 4; translated protein: MKRQRSSSHVDDLDDDRRRFYDRGPAPPPPRSLAKYESDGFDRRSKGFGGGFYDNHRYRDSPSPSAYGGDRSMRRSESFSAPRREFHKDNKGFRSQRDRSRRDGGGSSSSWRRPGDSWRDSDGFGAHRSVARQQALSPPRRSPTESSRRFDGAKVDKLRKQNCGVGEIEEGEVAPDPEAKTRRSAAEHRKQVESGHPKGKRTERGESKKVDSSGLRLRVVLRTQGKGATGASAADNLGKEEGESMDGVLAEAGEVTNIRLEKSASDVEEKVGGGDESASAVDQVRQSTKSSMSREGLHDEVDTRANTANAADVVGQSTPFSIVKESTQEEVTTQDETAIALDEVGQGTSCSIQKEGLQEAAMALDETANAVDVVLKGSSSSMLHEVHLEEAGDGNANVGDGVGTCTSILQGVMQEEVIILDVAANIVDSQEEVSYSGMLKEGIHEEDMVIDGNGTADAINVVGQSNSSSMLEEATHGTVTTQERTDDALDTDGKSRSSTMLQIEVQGEVMTSLCQEVLEIKEAETESMTDRKIGETTESVAPQPVEEALEKYGCENSIELDKAKVVEEEAAAEHEVVANQVKHVDLEPSLEAKLVGSSVFLQPPEDHTGDCNQEGAALNLIMEKPMAEDKRKGIAFDVLSKAGGDNLVGRSLDLGLQPDIDQKELSKSTRTISVKEEADTHEIRRLDLSLSLSGGLQNPEFKCSVSRPDSLAHGPCSQSLPSSSSFRTNSDGIATLVSLDNSRTFVHNPSYSLTQQPLDDCDHSISSKPFYQGVYKVSDSKGWRLQSSSNRSTQKGDGTPLLQRVSQNGYLSYNTLVGVNAQNNGTSGVLSPAHNRGSHNAGLEDGRHGSQFTREKLVLNGSGVVERVISKIVSEPLNQTGRMLQEMTDNSRTYLREAISEIIVDADERGQIVALQEALKKRSDLNSEILRRCPRVLLEILVAIRTGLPDFIKKSSTITTFDLVDIFLNLKCHNFSCQRVLPAFDCDCKICQQKTGFCSSCMCVICMKFDTASNTCSWVGCDVCLHWCHTDCGLRHSLIREGESGSRAYGTSEMQFHCTACGHPSEMYGFVKEVFRTCAKQWGMETLIRELQYVKRIFSASDDARGKRVRGFVKQMLIKLEKKAYYSEIVKYVIAFFSEDNPSLGSGPAVPLKGIPCSIAEGVDGIPSSSRKATWLPSVTLEGVPFQEKAGILSATGRSSMPIKFGETEFQAVNNKPVIDELDGLVKLKQAEANMYQEHANDARKEAESLKHITMVKYAQIEEHYATQMGTLHINELQKSRKQMVEELQVIERSHHQFLSMKTRMQANIRELLLKMEATKQNLST